A stretch of Paenibacillus sp. URB8-2 DNA encodes these proteins:
- a CDS encoding RNA polymerase sigma factor, whose amino-acid sequence MGPGHLEQLLQPKMAEIRRYLIRLGAGAADAEDIVQDTVYKALLYLEAIDERKFSAWLYKVAINRYYDLCRRQRRFHYDEEPGDYAASESGQPEETLLRREQKDLIERILGKLNPAHRQLILMKYEMELSYKEMADLLGISEGKVKASLYRARRQFQNHYGGEA is encoded by the coding sequence ATGGGGCCCGGGCACCTGGAGCAGCTGCTTCAACCTAAAATGGCGGAGATCCGCCGTTATTTAATCCGATTGGGCGCTGGCGCCGCCGATGCGGAGGATATTGTACAAGACACGGTTTATAAGGCGCTGCTGTACCTTGAAGCGATCGACGAACGCAAGTTCAGCGCTTGGCTGTATAAGGTTGCGATCAACCGCTATTATGATTTGTGCCGAAGGCAGAGACGGTTTCACTATGACGAGGAACCCGGAGATTATGCCGCTTCGGAGAGCGGACAGCCGGAAGAGACTCTGCTGAGGCGGGAGCAAAAAGACCTGATCGAGCGCATTCTCGGGAAGCTGAATCCTGCGCACAGACAGCTGATACTGATGAAATACGAGATGGAGCTGTCCTATAAAGAGATGGCGGACCTCTTGGGCATCAGCGAGGGGAAGGTGAAAGCTTCCTTGTACCGCGCAAGACGGCAATTTCAAAACCATTACGGAGGTGAGGCATAA
- a CDS encoding class I SAM-dependent methyltransferase — MSFNWINAEEFSFNSFLLMDRWIVRMICNKYVGWDEFCDNLGIALAHNPSVAWYFAHKSPESKPAIEQMIAKAPKNLPPYEIRKAEVFVIHAMETSVVYVYPDMMNQNCDYIYAWDKQLLFELADFTDKVVLDLGSGTGRLAFAAAEKAKRVYASDPTNMLREYMRDKIKRENIDNVVVVDGMIEQIPYEDNSFDIVMSGHVVGDNYDLEIAELSRVVKNGGYIIDCIGEDNRKREADEELIKRGFESFYHVSKSGGDIYRYRKLVSK, encoded by the coding sequence ATGTCATTTAACTGGATCAACGCAGAGGAGTTCTCTTTTAATAGCTTTTTGTTAATGGACAGATGGATTGTTCGAATGATATGCAACAAGTATGTCGGATGGGATGAGTTTTGCGATAACTTGGGTATAGCTTTAGCACATAATCCATCAGTAGCGTGGTACTTTGCTCATAAAAGTCCTGAAAGCAAGCCTGCGATTGAACAAATGATTGCAAAGGCGCCCAAAAATCTTCCCCCTTATGAAATTCGAAAAGCAGAAGTATTTGTAATTCACGCAATGGAAACTTCGGTCGTTTATGTTTATCCCGACATGATGAACCAAAATTGCGATTACATTTACGCCTGGGATAAACAGTTACTATTTGAACTTGCAGATTTTACGGATAAGGTAGTTCTCGACCTGGGAAGCGGTACAGGAAGGCTTGCATTTGCCGCAGCAGAAAAGGCGAAGCGTGTTTATGCAAGTGACCCTACCAATATGCTGAGGGAGTACATGCGCGATAAAATTAAACGTGAAAATATTGATAATGTTGTAGTCGTAGACGGCATGATCGAGCAAATCCCTTACGAGGATAATTCCTTCGATATTGTTATGTCGGGGCATGTAGTAGGGGACAATTATGATCTTGAGATTGCTGAACTGTCGAGGGTTGTTAAGAACGGCGGTTACATTATTGATTGTATCGGGGAAGATAACAGGAAAAGAGAAGCCGATGAAGAATTAATAAAAAGAGGATTTGAGTCGTTCTATCATGTTAGTAAATCTGGCGGCGATATCTACAGGTATCGTAAGCTGGTTAGTAAATAA
- a CDS encoding GNAT family N-acetyltransferase — protein MAFELRELAVPEDKKIYEMAREIGPGENGFVNSLYTAGYSKFLNLLPVLRDYSSGIDLPPGHVPQTLYFLYADGRPVGYGKLRHRLTDSLLVTGGHIGYCIRPTARGKGYGTALLSGLLGKASELGIDRVLLTCDEGNEGSRRVIENNGGRLAELDNRYCRYWIGLSNVQAAAGRD, from the coding sequence ATGGCTTTTGAACTGCGGGAGCTGGCGGTTCCGGAAGATAAAAAGATTTACGAGATGGCCCGCGAAATCGGCCCCGGAGAGAACGGGTTTGTGAACAGCCTCTATACTGCCGGATATTCCAAATTTCTGAACCTTCTTCCGGTGCTGCGCGATTATTCCTCCGGGATCGATCTGCCTCCGGGACATGTGCCGCAAACCCTGTATTTTTTGTATGCGGACGGCAGGCCGGTGGGCTATGGCAAGCTCCGTCACCGGCTGACCGACAGTCTGCTTGTTACCGGGGGCCATATCGGTTATTGCATCCGGCCTACCGCGCGGGGAAAGGGTTACGGTACGGCTCTGCTGTCCGGCCTGCTGGGCAAAGCGTCCGAGCTGGGCATCGACCGGGTGCTCCTTACCTGTGACGAAGGCAATGAAGGGTCGAGGCGCGTCATCGAGAACAACGGGGGGCGACTGGCCGAGCTGGACAACAGGTACTGCCGGTACTGGATCGGCCTTTCGAATGTTCAGGCGGCGGCAGGCCGGGATTAG
- a CDS encoding metallophosphoesterase family protein yields MKVGIVSDTHMGRMAKLPKALTEGLAGVEQILHLGDWVDLAVYDELSALAPVEGIAGNNDGSEIVRRFGERKIITLAGARIGMVHGHRPYTGKGTDSNALRAFAGESLDCILFGHSHQPLMRSENGVLLFNPGSPTDKRREKLYSFGLMDIEGGKIEARHIFYESKG; encoded by the coding sequence ATGAAAGTGGGAATCGTTTCGGATACGCACATGGGCCGGATGGCGAAGCTGCCGAAGGCGCTGACGGAAGGTCTGGCCGGAGTCGAGCAGATTCTGCATCTGGGCGATTGGGTCGATCTGGCCGTCTATGACGAGCTGTCCGCTTTGGCCCCGGTAGAAGGAATTGCCGGAAACAATGACGGAAGCGAGATTGTGCGGCGCTTCGGCGAACGCAAAATCATAACACTTGCGGGCGCGCGAATCGGTATGGTTCACGGGCATCGGCCGTATACCGGCAAGGGGACGGACAGCAATGCGCTAAGGGCGTTTGCCGGCGAGAGCCTGGACTGCATCCTGTTCGGCCACTCGCATCAACCGCTGATGCGGAGCGAGAACGGCGTGCTGCTGTTCAATCCGGGCTCGCCTACGGATAAGCGGCGGGAGAAGCTGTATTCCTTCGGACTGATGGATATTGAGGGTGGAAAGATCGAAGCCCGCCATATTTTTTACGAGTCGAAAGGATGA
- a CDS encoding YqkE family protein, translated as MAKKKKMQNAPRAVKEEPQATLKDLLSSEVLNKLKAQADELKNEEASRKEAERKAAEEARKTEQKRLDNDFAHLLENSSQDWRKYK; from the coding sequence ATGGCAAAAAAGAAGAAAATGCAGAACGCTCCGCGGGCGGTCAAAGAGGAGCCTCAGGCTACCTTAAAGGACCTGCTGAGCAGCGAAGTGCTGAACAAGCTCAAGGCGCAGGCCGATGAGCTGAAGAATGAGGAGGCCAGCCGCAAAGAAGCAGAGCGGAAGGCGGCGGAGGAAGCGCGCAAGACGGAGCAGAAGCGCCTGGACAACGATTTTGCCCATCTGCTGGAGAACAGCAGCCAGGACTGGCGGAAATATAAATAA
- the recQ gene encoding DNA helicase RecQ — MNPQELTIENAQEMLQKYYGYPDFREGQKKIVASLLEGRDTLGIMPTGGGKSICYQVPALLLPGLTLVVSPLISLMKDQVDALTTAGIPAAYINSTLTGKEVNERIRAARRGELKLLYVAPERLELDWFRLEMAELSISCVAVDEAHCVSQWGHDFRTSYLAVSPFVEELPQRPILAAFTATATPEVMEDMLRLLRLRGPGVFVTGLGRDNLAMSVLRGENKKEFVLEYAASHAHQPGIVYAATRKEVDDLYQRLRSAGFAAGRYHAGMSDDERAESQEAFLYDDIRVMVATNAFGMGIDKSNVRYVIHYNMPKNMEAYVQEAGRAGRDGEPSQCILLFSAQDIMTQKFLIEQNPQDSERKQNEYRKLQQMIDYCYTTRCLRSAMLDYFGEVHGDKPCGICSSCTDERELVDMTVDAQKIFSCIHRMRERFGVALVSSVLKGSRSQKVLQYGFDKLPTHGAMSGRTEKEITEIVNVLISEGYLALSEGQYPVVRLQQPAAEVLRGQREVRQRVARPVRPSAGGRDRSRSRDLSPSAVNETVFEQLRLIRRELAGREHVPSYIIFNDATLREMSVVCPQTEEEMMKVKGVGEVKYRKYGKEFLDFFQSELYSNES, encoded by the coding sequence ATGAATCCGCAGGAACTTACAATTGAAAATGCGCAGGAAATGCTGCAAAAATATTACGGCTATCCCGATTTCCGGGAGGGCCAGAAAAAAATCGTCGCGAGTCTCTTGGAGGGCCGCGACACGCTTGGCATTATGCCGACCGGCGGCGGCAAATCGATCTGCTATCAGGTACCGGCTCTGCTGCTTCCGGGCCTGACGCTCGTCGTATCGCCGCTGATCTCCCTGATGAAGGATCAGGTGGATGCGCTGACGACGGCGGGCATTCCCGCCGCATATATTAACAGCACCTTAACCGGCAAAGAGGTGAACGAGCGCATCCGCGCCGCCCGCCGGGGAGAGCTGAAGCTGCTCTACGTCGCGCCCGAGCGGCTGGAGCTGGACTGGTTCCGCCTGGAGATGGCGGAATTGTCCATATCCTGCGTCGCGGTGGACGAGGCGCACTGCGTCTCGCAGTGGGGCCATGATTTCCGTACCAGCTATCTGGCCGTGTCGCCGTTTGTGGAGGAGCTTCCACAGCGGCCGATTCTGGCGGCCTTTACGGCGACGGCGACGCCGGAAGTCATGGAGGATATGCTCCGGCTGCTGCGTCTGCGCGGTCCGGGCGTCTTTGTAACGGGCCTTGGCCGGGACAATTTAGCGATGTCGGTGCTGAGGGGCGAGAACAAGAAGGAATTCGTGTTGGAGTATGCCGCTTCGCATGCCCATCAGCCGGGGATCGTGTACGCGGCTACCCGCAAGGAGGTCGACGACCTGTACCAGCGTCTGCGCAGTGCCGGATTCGCGGCGGGCCGCTACCATGCGGGCATGAGCGACGACGAGCGGGCGGAGAGCCAGGAGGCGTTCCTGTACGACGATATCCGCGTGATGGTCGCGACCAATGCCTTCGGCATGGGGATCGACAAGTCGAATGTGCGGTATGTCATCCATTACAATATGCCGAAGAATATGGAGGCTTACGTGCAGGAAGCGGGCCGTGCGGGCCGTGACGGCGAGCCGAGCCAGTGCATCCTGCTGTTCAGCGCGCAGGATATCATGACCCAGAAGTTCCTGATCGAGCAGAATCCGCAGGACTCGGAGCGCAAGCAGAACGAATACCGCAAGCTTCAGCAGATGATCGATTACTGCTATACGACCCGGTGTCTGCGGAGCGCCATGCTCGACTATTTCGGCGAGGTCCACGGGGACAAGCCTTGCGGCATTTGCAGCTCCTGCACCGACGAGCGCGAGCTCGTCGACATGACCGTCGACGCGCAGAAGATCTTCTCCTGCATCCACCGGATGCGCGAGCGCTTCGGCGTGGCGCTGGTGTCGTCCGTGCTGAAGGGCTCGCGCAGCCAGAAGGTGCTGCAGTACGGCTTCGACAAGCTGCCAACCCATGGCGCCATGTCCGGCCGCACCGAGAAGGAAATTACGGAAATCGTCAATGTGCTGATTTCCGAAGGCTATCTGGCCTTGTCCGAAGGCCAGTACCCGGTCGTGCGGCTGCAGCAGCCGGCAGCCGAGGTGCTGCGCGGGCAGCGGGAGGTGCGGCAGCGCGTCGCCCGGCCGGTGAGGCCGTCCGCCGGCGGGAGGGACCGCAGCCGGAGCCGCGACCTTTCGCCTTCGGCCGTCAACGAAACCGTGTTCGAACAGCTGCGCTTGATCCGCCGCGAGCTGGCGGGCCGGGAGCATGTGCCGTCATATATTATTTTTAACGACGCGACGCTGCGGGAGATGAGCGTGGTATGCCCGCAAACAGAAGAAGAAATGATGAAGGTAAAGGGTGTCGGGGAAGTGAAATACCGCAAGTATGGGAAGGAATTTCTGGATTTTTTTCAAAGTGAATTGTATTCCAATGAATCGTAA
- a CDS encoding GNAT family N-acetyltransferase, which yields MDWQESIIEDATLEDLAVIVAIYNSTIAGRMVTADLEPVGVEDRLAWFHEHGSSRPLWVLKKDGEIAAWLSFQSFHERPAYNGTAELSIYVNEKYRGTGAGSLLVGKALEECGRLGISNLVGLVFGHNGPSLGLLKKFGFERWGLLPEVADMDGILRDLVIVGRKV from the coding sequence AGGAGAGCATTATTGAAGACGCTACGCTGGAGGATCTGGCGGTTATTGTGGCCATTTATAATTCCACTATAGCGGGCAGGATGGTTACGGCCGACCTTGAACCCGTGGGCGTGGAGGACAGGCTTGCCTGGTTTCATGAGCATGGCAGCAGCCGCCCGCTGTGGGTGCTCAAAAAGGACGGAGAAATTGCGGCATGGCTGAGCTTTCAGTCGTTCCATGAAAGGCCGGCCTATAACGGAACGGCGGAACTGAGCATCTACGTAAACGAAAAATACAGGGGAACCGGAGCCGGAAGCCTGCTAGTGGGCAAAGCGCTCGAAGAATGCGGGCGGCTGGGGATAAGCAATCTGGTCGGATTGGTATTCGGGCATAACGGGCCAAGTCTGGGACTTTTGAAGAAGTTCGGCTTTGAACGCTGGGGGCTGCTGCCGGAAGTAGCCGATATGGACGGGATACTGCGCGATCTGGTTATTGTCGGCCGGAAGGTTTAG
- a CDS encoding DsbA family oxidoreductase produces MKIEVWSDYVCPFCYIGKRRLEHALSQFSEHDKVEVEFRSFQLDPEASPSSKSIHELLAAKYGITVEQAKTMNAQVADQALGVGLDFRFDTMIRANTFDSHRLAQYAKSKGLEAELTERLMHGYFTEGLNLGDREALASLAAEAGLDKEEAVTVLNSDTYTDEVNTDIAASRRLGITGVPFFVFNGKYAISGAQPGPVFSEVLDQVWSEEKEEPALRMIGGSADASGGDGCADGSCSV; encoded by the coding sequence ATGAAAATAGAGGTTTGGTCCGATTATGTCTGCCCTTTTTGTTATATAGGTAAAAGACGTCTTGAACATGCGCTGAGCCAGTTTTCGGAGCACGATAAAGTAGAAGTCGAATTTCGCAGCTTCCAGCTAGATCCGGAGGCTTCTCCCAGCAGCAAGAGCATACACGAACTGCTGGCCGCAAAATACGGCATAACCGTGGAGCAGGCCAAAACGATGAACGCTCAGGTTGCCGATCAGGCGCTGGGCGTGGGTCTCGACTTCCGGTTCGACACCATGATTCGCGCCAATACCTTCGATAGCCACCGTCTGGCGCAATACGCCAAATCGAAGGGGCTTGAAGCCGAGCTGACGGAACGTCTGATGCATGGTTATTTTACGGAAGGGCTGAATTTGGGCGACAGAGAAGCACTGGCGTCGCTCGCGGCGGAAGCGGGCTTGGACAAGGAAGAAGCCGTAACGGTGCTGAATTCGGACACTTACACCGATGAAGTCAACACGGATATCGCGGCCTCGCGGCGCCTCGGCATTACCGGTGTTCCGTTCTTCGTGTTTAACGGCAAGTACGCTATTTCCGGAGCCCAGCCGGGACCGGTATTCTCGGAGGTGCTGGATCAGGTCTGGAGTGAGGAGAAGGAAGAGCCTGCGCTCCGGATGATCGGCGGGTCTGCTGACGCATCCGGCGGTGACGGCTGCGCGGACGGTTCTTGCAGCGTGTAA
- a CDS encoding HAD family hydrolase, with amino-acid sequence MESSGKRAIFFDLDDTLYDHLVPFRNAVREVIKPDESVLDVLHLFDRVRYHSDQLWPRYLQGEFSLDETRVRRMEIAFSEFGIHLSREQATLVQQGYISRQYNIEMIEGVLPQLTRLMAEGHVVGIITNGPEDHQMSKIRGLGVDKLIPADRIFISDAVGIAKPDPEIFAYVNRKTETEAGNSVYVGDTWHNDVVGALDAGWEMCWYNPRGKKPATDHKPHYIFRNYEEFAGLPIV; translated from the coding sequence ATGGAGAGCAGCGGTAAAAGGGCGATTTTTTTTGATTTGGACGATACACTTTATGATCATCTTGTCCCGTTCCGAAATGCGGTGAGGGAAGTGATTAAGCCGGACGAGAGCGTGCTGGATGTACTTCATTTATTCGACCGGGTAAGGTATCACAGCGACCAGTTATGGCCGAGATATTTGCAAGGGGAGTTCTCCCTGGACGAGACGCGGGTGCGGCGGATGGAGATCGCTTTCAGCGAATTCGGGATACACCTCAGCCGGGAGCAGGCGACGCTTGTGCAGCAAGGCTATATCAGCCGCCAGTACAACATCGAGATGATTGAAGGCGTTCTCCCGCAGCTGACACGGCTCATGGCGGAAGGGCATGTGGTCGGCATTATTACCAATGGTCCGGAAGATCATCAGATGAGCAAAATCCGCGGGCTCGGCGTGGACAAGCTTATCCCTGCGGATCGGATCTTTATTTCGGATGCTGTCGGCATCGCCAAGCCGGACCCGGAAATTTTCGCTTATGTCAACCGGAAGACGGAGACGGAAGCGGGAAACAGCGTCTATGTCGGCGATACCTGGCATAACGATGTGGTTGGTGCGCTGGATGCGGGCTGGGAAATGTGCTGGTACAATCCGAGAGGAAAGAAACCGGCCACCGATCATAAGCCCCATTATATCTTCCGGAATTATGAGGAGTTTGCCGGTCTGCCGATCGTTTAA
- a CDS encoding polysaccharide deacetylase family protein — MRKIIVPVLAALILIGLAAIFGFRPKFREVDFEVEGRVIKASGPFEYSGHELLVPQKFAERLLGANIRWDRPAPLPKGVYYRDKVAVLMYHHLSRKPLLPSILSEDRFAEQMMLLKRDGYHVITMGQYRRFMLANVRVPDNAVLLTFDDGYESFYKLAFPVLRKYGYTAVNFVIVSDVDNPGKEGLPKLTWSQMREMKKFGMGFYNHTYDLHYFAPVDAEGGKEPALSALLYIDDETRSEYNEEYYRRVTGDLGLAERRLKEELGNTDSALAFPYGSYNDRVMTAAGSLGIPLTFTVKEGLADRGETNADRINAGSNLRTPAQTIDRIRKFVPKRELTVNGRGVLLSGIQPEFRQGMLLVPLDEICRSLHIAMNYDRLKGMVKLTMPKANHASRRSEGAYRTYAHRGNIGQFRPAKPCSRLSAR, encoded by the coding sequence TTGAGAAAAATAATCGTCCCTGTATTGGCTGCCCTAATCCTGATCGGTCTTGCCGCTATTTTCGGTTTCAGACCAAAGTTCCGTGAAGTCGATTTTGAGGTTGAAGGGCGGGTGATAAAAGCATCCGGTCCCTTCGAATACTCGGGTCATGAGCTGCTGGTTCCGCAAAAGTTCGCCGAAAGGCTTCTGGGTGCAAATATCCGCTGGGATAGGCCGGCGCCTTTGCCGAAAGGGGTCTATTATAGAGACAAAGTGGCGGTCTTGATGTACCACCACCTATCCCGGAAACCGCTGCTGCCCTCGATTTTGTCGGAGGACCGGTTCGCCGAGCAGATGATGCTGCTAAAAAGGGACGGCTATCATGTGATTACAATGGGGCAGTACCGGCGGTTTATGCTTGCTAACGTTAGGGTTCCGGATAATGCGGTGCTGCTTACCTTCGATGACGGCTATGAGAGCTTCTATAAGCTGGCATTTCCTGTCTTGCGAAAATACGGCTATACGGCGGTGAACTTCGTCATCGTCTCCGATGTCGACAACCCCGGCAAGGAAGGCTTGCCCAAGCTGACCTGGAGCCAAATGCGGGAGATGAAAAAATTCGGCATGGGCTTCTACAATCATACCTATGACCTGCATTATTTCGCACCCGTAGATGCCGAAGGAGGGAAGGAGCCGGCGCTCAGCGCGCTGCTGTACATTGACGACGAAACGCGCAGCGAGTACAACGAAGAATATTACCGCAGAGTGACCGGGGATCTCGGATTGGCTGAGCGCAGGCTGAAGGAGGAGCTCGGCAATACCGACTCAGCGCTTGCCTTTCCGTACGGTTCATACAATGACCGCGTGATGACCGCAGCGGGTTCGCTTGGGATTCCCCTGACTTTCACCGTGAAGGAAGGCCTGGCAGACAGGGGCGAGACGAATGCTGACCGCATCAACGCGGGAAGCAATCTGCGTACACCCGCCCAGACGATAGACCGGATCAGAAAGTTTGTGCCCAAACGGGAACTGACGGTTAACGGGCGCGGCGTGCTACTTTCCGGCATCCAGCCGGAGTTCAGACAAGGCATGCTGCTCGTTCCGCTTGATGAGATTTGCCGGTCGCTGCACATCGCCATGAATTATGACCGGCTGAAGGGCATGGTGAAGCTGACGATGCCGAAGGCGAACCATGCGTCGCGTCGAAGCGAAGGAGCGTACAGGACGTACGCCCACAGGGGAAATATCGGCCAATTTCGTCCGGCAAAGCCTTGTTCGCGTCTCTCGGCCCGCTGA
- a CDS encoding winged helix-turn-helix transcriptional regulator gives MKQTSLCPRLQKSMDIIGKRWTGLIIYQLLQGPQRFGSIEASLPLSGRLLSERLKDLEQEGIVRREVFPETPVRIQYSLTEKGMALESVIRGLEHWSRDWIEADSECNSPHT, from the coding sequence ATGAAGCAGACTTCCTTATGTCCCCGTCTGCAAAAAAGCATGGATATTATCGGAAAGCGTTGGACCGGTCTGATCATTTACCAACTGCTTCAAGGACCCCAGCGTTTCGGCAGCATCGAAGCCTCCCTTCCTCTCAGCGGAAGACTTCTATCCGAGAGGCTGAAGGATCTGGAGCAGGAGGGCATCGTGCGCCGGGAAGTGTTCCCTGAGACGCCGGTGCGCATTCAGTATTCCCTGACCGAAAAAGGAATGGCTCTTGAATCGGTTATCCGTGGTTTGGAACATTGGTCCCGGGACTGGATTGAAGCCGATTCCGAATGCAATAGCCCGCACACCTGA
- a CDS encoding anti-sigma factor: protein MTAPWEDQEDQSLTKTIQRAKRKTLIRNVLISLAVSLITLAAIFIGAAHLIDHESSERMFDEYGYMSISSPNEYLEPGHKDRRGFLSGVLELDTYKMVEGVPVPWREKWINYYVPGFPFTTGVHGGTASLEGNDPALKAQGYEYNRRYNPDNGQRELLFYVPGVNYNGKVLNEIPALLQMESGKLVEMALSFDKAFSFAEVKAMLPAGVHPVWYWADTYDDWKDFGLEPHKDEKGVIVYPQPLLPTFGVHGFGVRPYSDQPDPADFIGNVEAGIQQKGTYYSEYLRIYNYLKKDKAEPDTDDVRILGVVVTGTAKELQILDGQSFVRGAVLGAVVDRY, encoded by the coding sequence ATGACCGCTCCCTGGGAAGATCAGGAGGATCAAAGTCTTACGAAAACTATTCAAAGAGCCAAACGAAAAACGTTAATTCGCAATGTTTTGATATCCCTCGCTGTAAGTCTCATTACGTTGGCCGCTATTTTTATCGGCGCTGCCCATCTGATCGATCATGAGTCGTCAGAAAGAATGTTCGATGAATACGGCTATATGTCAATCAGCAGCCCGAATGAGTACCTGGAACCCGGGCACAAGGACCGGCGAGGGTTTCTTTCCGGGGTACTGGAACTGGATACTTACAAGATGGTGGAGGGAGTGCCCGTCCCATGGCGCGAAAAATGGATCAATTACTATGTGCCGGGGTTTCCGTTTACTACCGGGGTACATGGCGGAACCGCCAGTTTGGAGGGGAATGATCCGGCGCTGAAAGCGCAGGGGTATGAATATAACCGCAGATACAATCCCGATAACGGCCAGAGGGAGCTGTTGTTCTATGTGCCGGGTGTCAATTACAACGGCAAGGTGCTGAACGAGATTCCCGCGCTTCTTCAGATGGAATCCGGCAAGCTGGTGGAAATGGCGCTGTCTTTTGACAAGGCGTTTTCCTTTGCCGAGGTGAAGGCCATGCTGCCTGCGGGCGTGCATCCGGTGTGGTATTGGGCCGATACGTATGATGACTGGAAGGACTTCGGTCTTGAGCCTCACAAGGATGAGAAAGGCGTGATCGTATATCCGCAGCCCCTTTTGCCCACATTCGGAGTGCACGGTTTTGGAGTCAGACCCTACTCCGACCAGCCAGACCCGGCGGATTTTATCGGGAATGTAGAGGCGGGAATTCAGCAGAAAGGAACCTACTACAGCGAATATCTTCGAATTTACAACTATTTGAAAAAAGACAAAGCCGAGCCGGACACCGATGATGTCCGCATCCTGGGCGTCGTTGTCACCGGGACCGCGAAAGAACTGCAGATCCTGGACGGTCAATCTTTTGTCCGGGGGGCTGTCCTGGGCGCCGTTGTGGACAGATATTGA
- a CDS encoding FAD:protein FMN transferase has protein sequence MFKNKKTALLLAALVIIIAAAVGAWLFLGNKGDGEPNSAQGGSQVSGDGETKSLSQQFFIYDTVVDIKIFGDTVSQKNMDDIQQMLERMDMEFSRTKEGGEIYDVNLAAGKQAVAVSDETLDAVKQSVKYAQEMDGLFDPTIGPLVDLWNIGSGGDHVPPQAEIDKAKSLTNYKDIIIDEKAKTVKLAKEGMVLDLGGIGKGYAADRIADYLKAQGLDSAMINLGGSSIIGLGTKPGGSQWNIGLQDPDKSRGTQLGTIKISDEVIDASGVYERFFMQDGVRYHHILDPRTGYPGQLGLKSLTIMSPNATDADALSTGVFLMGAQDGLKYLQSLPEKVEGFFITEDNKIYATPGIRERLVLTDPTYSFGN, from the coding sequence ATGTTCAAGAACAAAAAAACGGCGCTGCTCCTCGCCGCACTCGTCATTATTATCGCCGCTGCCGTTGGAGCGTGGCTATTCCTCGGCAACAAGGGAGACGGCGAACCGAATTCCGCGCAGGGCGGATCGCAGGTATCGGGGGACGGAGAAACGAAATCGCTCTCACAGCAGTTTTTCATTTACGATACGGTAGTCGATATCAAGATTTTCGGTGACACGGTATCCCAGAAGAATATGGACGATATTCAGCAGATGCTGGAACGAATGGATATGGAATTCAGCCGCACCAAGGAAGGCGGCGAAATCTACGACGTTAACCTGGCTGCCGGCAAACAAGCGGTTGCCGTGTCGGATGAGACGCTGGACGCGGTAAAACAATCCGTCAAATACGCTCAGGAGATGGATGGCTTGTTCGATCCTACCATCGGTCCGCTGGTGGACCTGTGGAATATCGGCAGCGGCGGAGACCATGTTCCCCCTCAAGCCGAGATCGATAAAGCCAAGAGCCTGACGAACTACAAGGATATCATCATCGACGAGAAAGCCAAGACGGTCAAGCTCGCCAAAGAAGGAATGGTGCTTGATCTCGGCGGTATAGGCAAGGGCTACGCGGCTGACCGGATCGCCGATTATCTGAAGGCGCAGGGGCTGGACAGCGCGATGATCAATCTCGGCGGAAGCAGCATTATAGGGCTCGGAACCAAGCCCGGCGGCTCGCAGTGGAACATCGGACTGCAGGACCCCGACAAGAGCCGGGGCACCCAGCTTGGAACGATCAAGATCAGCGATGAAGTCATCGACGCGTCCGGAGTATACGAACGGTTCTTCATGCAGGACGGCGTAAGATATCATCATATTCTCGATCCGCGGACGGGCTATCCCGGCCAGCTTGGCCTTAAGAGCCTGACTATCATGAGCCCGAACGCGACCGACGCGGACGCCCTTTCCACCGGCGTATTCCTGATGGGGGCCCAGGACGGCTTGAAGTACCTGCAGTCTCTTCCGGAAAAAGTCGAAGGTTTCTTTATTACCGAAGACAACAAAATTTACGCAACGCCCGGAATCCGGGAGCGGCTGGTACTGACCGACCCGACGTACAGCTTCGGGAATTGA
- a CDS encoding GNAT family N-acetyltransferase, which translates to MIVPLFDEYRIFYRQESDRERARAFLEERLNKQESVIFLAVEDEEEGGAGRAVGFTQLYPSFSSVTMQRLWILNDLYVSEEARGSGAGALLMEAARAYAEETGTKGLTLTTWTDNFTAQRLYEKQGYIRDDEFYSYNLFF; encoded by the coding sequence ATGATCGTACCCTTGTTCGACGAGTATCGGATCTTTTACAGACAGGAATCGGACCGGGAGCGCGCTCGGGCGTTTTTGGAAGAACGGCTTAATAAGCAGGAGTCGGTTATTTTTCTGGCGGTTGAAGATGAGGAAGAGGGCGGCGCTGGACGCGCGGTCGGCTTTACACAGCTGTACCCCTCTTTTTCATCGGTTACGATGCAGCGGCTGTGGATTCTGAACGATTTGTACGTTTCGGAAGAGGCGCGGGGAAGCGGCGCGGGTGCGCTGCTGATGGAAGCGGCCCGCGCGTATGCGGAGGAGACCGGCACAAAGGGGCTGACGCTGACGACCTGGACCGATAATTTTACCGCCCAGCGGCTGTATGAGAAGCAAGGCTACATCAGGGATGACGAATTTTACAGCTATAATCTTTTTTTCTGA